The Camelus ferus isolate YT-003-E chromosome 4, BCGSAC_Cfer_1.0, whole genome shotgun sequence genome has a segment encoding these proteins:
- the IFNB1 gene encoding interferon beta: MIDRCILQIALLLCFSTTALSVNYNLLRYQQRSSNLACKNLLRQMPGIPQYCLKDRMDFDVPEEIKQPQQFQKEDAVLVIYEMLQQIFGIFRRDFSSTGWNKAIIEDLLVEIDVRIDHVETILAEIMKEKNFTRGDMTILHLRMYYLKIVQYLKSKEYSGCAWTVVQAEILRNFSFLNSLTECLQD, from the coding sequence ATGATCGACAGGTGCATCCTCCAAATCGCTCTCCTATTGTGTTTCTCCACCACAGCTCTTTCCGTGAACTACAACTTGCTTCGGTACCAACAAAGGAGCAGCAACTTGGCATGTAAGAATCTCCTGCGGCAGATGCCTGGAATCCCTCAGTATTGCCTCAAGGACAGGATGGACTTTGACGTCCCTGAGGAGATTAAGCAACCCCAGCAGTTCCAGAAGGAAGATGCCGTATTGGTCATCTATGAGATGCTCCAGCAGATCTTTGGTATTTTCAGAAGAGATTTCTCAAGCACTGGCTGGAATAAGGCCATCATTGAGGATCTCCTTGTAGAAATCGATGTGCGGATAGACCATGTGGAGACAATCCTGGCGGAaataatgaaggagaaaaactTCACCAGGGGAGACATGACCATCCTTCACCTAAGGATGTATTACTTAAAGATCGTGCAGTACTTGAAGTCCAAGGAATACAGCGGCTGTGCCTGGACAGTAGTCCAAGCGGAAATCCTCAggaatttttccttccttaacAGTCTTACAGAATGCCTTCAGGACTGA